A region of the Pseudomonas silesiensis genome:
CCGACGATGCGGTGCGGGTTTTGCGTGGGCATGAGGTCGTCCTTGTTATTATCAACCTGTTGTTTTTGGACAGATTCAGCGTGTGAACCTGACATGAATATGACCGTTTTCCCCAAGCGGGGGGAAGGGTGGCGAGTCAATCTTGCCAACTTGCACCGCAAACACTGTCCCGACAGCGACCTTGAGGCGATTTATCCAGACCTGTACCGACAAACGGCCACGAAAAAGGCCTGTAGGAGCAAGCTCGTTCCTGCATTACCAGCGGCCATAACCATGGGGAGGGCCGTAGTAGCCGCGCGGTGGGTAGTAACCACGGGGCGGGCCGTAGTAAACCGGTGGCGGGGCATAGTAGACCGGTTGCTGAATGTAGACCGGTGCCGGCTGGTAATAAACCGGAGGCGGTTGTTGCACGTACACCGGTTGCGGCTGCACGTAAACCGGCTGCTGCACATAAACCGGCCGGTTGCTGTTGATGATGGCCGAACCGACGATGGCCGAGCCGACGATCGCACCGAATACCGCCGGACCCTGCCAACCGTGGCCGTGGCCGCCGCCTGCCTCTGCCTGCCCTGTGATAGCAAAAGCACCGATCAGCAAGGCCACTATGGGGATTTTACGGATCATGATAATTCCTCGGCTCTTCGACCCGGCGCCTGGCTCTGCGATAGACCCAGGGATTGTCGCGGGGATACTTCTAAGACAGCGTTTTTTTGTAAATCAGCACAGCTTTTGGGTAAATTTTGTGTAAGGTCTGTACGGCTTTTTACCGTCGTGCGCTGTCACCGGCAGGTACGCGAATATGATCGATCAGACCGGGTGGAATGGCTAATCCCGTCCATCCGATAGTGCCATCGAAGGAGATTCACATGCAGATGAACCCCAACAAAGACACCCAGCTGTGCATGTCCCTCTCAGGGCGCCCTGGAAACTTTGGCTTGCGATTTCACAATCATCTGTACGAACAACTGGGCCTGAATTTTTATTACAAGGCCTTTAGCAGTCAGGACCTGCCCGGTGCCATCGCGGGCATTCGCGCCCTGGGGATTCGTGGCTGCGGCGTGTCGATGCCGTTCAAGGAGGCCTGCATCGAGCTGGTCGATGAGCTGGACGCATCGGCCGCGGCCATTCAATCGATCAACACCATCGTCAACAGCAATGGTCATCTCAAGGCCTACAACACCGACTACATCGCCATCGCCCAGTTGCTGGAAACCCACCAGGTGCCCACGGCGTCGACCTTCGCCCTGCGCGGCAGCGGTGGCATGGCCAAGGCCGTGGCCAGCGCCTTGCGTGATGGCGGCTACACGAAGGGTCTGATCGTCGCCCGTAACGAACGCGCCGGACGTACCCTGGCCGAGTCGCTGGGCTTTGAATGGCAGGCTGAACTCGGCGCGCAGCGTCCGCAAATGCTGATCAATGTCACGCCGATCGGCATGACCGGCGGGCCGGAAGCCGATCAACTGGCGTTCGACGCTGACGCCATTGCCGCCGCCGAGACGGTCTTCGATGTGGTGGCGATTCCTTCGGAAACACCGCTGATCGTGCGCGCTCGCGCTGAAGGCAAGCGGGTGATCACCGGGCTGGAGGTGATTGCGATCCAGGCGCTGGAGCAGTTTGTGCTTTACACCGGTGTGCGGCCGACGGTTGAGCAGTTTCAGAAAGCGGTGGAGTTTGCCCGCAGCTGAGCCTTCAATTCATCTCGTTGGCTGTGCCGGCCTCATCGCGAGCAAGCCCGCTCCCACAGGGATCAGCGTCGTCCATACCTTCAGTCATCGACGCATAACCCTGTGGGAGCGGGCTTGCCCGCGAAGAGGGCGGCACATTCAACGTCGATGTGACTGACAGACCGCTTTGCCGAGCCGGCTTCGCACCCACAATTTGATCTTCGTTCTCAGGCTACTCGAGGCGTGCCAGACGCTCTTCGAGTGCGGCGATCCGTGCCTCCAGCTCTTCGATTCGCTCGACAGACACACCGCCGGCAGCACCACGCTCCACCGGATTGCTCCGCGCCGCCAGAATCACCTCGATATCCGCCGGATCCCCCAGCGCATGCATGTAGCGATCTTCACGCTGCCCCGCCTGGCGCGGAATCAACAGCGCCAGACCGCGGGCGATCAACCGTTCCAGCTGATGCACCACCTGCTCGGTGTCTTCGAATTCATGCATGCGGCCGCTGCGGGTCAGCAGTTCATTGACCGTTTGCGGGCCGCGCAAAAACAGCAAGCCGCTCAGGATGACCTGGGCCGGCACCAGTTCCAGCGCCTTGTCGACCCGGTGCTCCCAGCGATCGGCCCGGCTGCCCATCACCAGCCGGGTAAAACCGCGGCCTTCAAGGGCGCGCAGGCTCTGGCCGACCTGGCCCTGGGTAAGGTTCATCACCGGTTCGCGGCTGGTTTTCTGGTTGCAGGCGATCACCAGGGCATTGAGGGTCAGCGGATAGGTTTCCGGGCTGGTGGCCTGTTTCTCGATCAGCGAACCCAGAATGCGGATTTCCGTGCTGCTGAGGCGCGGCTCGTCGATAGTGGTTTCTTGCTCAGTGCTCATCGCGCTTTCCCTATGCAGTCGAAGCATGCAGTCGAAGGCGCCTAGCGTAATCCTTGCTGGATAAAAGACAAGTCGCAGGAGCGTCGCGCATGGCTATAATCGGCCCACATTTACCTCCTGTCACAACATGAGACTGCCATGACCATTTCCCTGTACGACGCTTCCGTTCCAGTATTCAAGCAAATGCTCAACGCCCTGAGCGATGTGCTGAACAAGGCCGAAGCCCACGCCACCGCGAAAAACATCGATCCGAACGCGTTGCTGCAAGCCCGCCTGTACCCGGACATGTTCCCGCTGGTACGCCAGGTGCAGATCGCCGTTGATTTCGCCAAGGGTGTTTCCTCGCGCCTGGCCGAGATCGAAGTGCCGAAGTACGACGACACCGAAACCACCTTCGCCGAACTGCAAGCGCTGATCGCCAAGGTCCTGGCCTACATCGGCGAGATCAAGCCTGAGCAGATCGCCGGCAAGGAAGGCATCGAGATCGTCACCCGTCCGGGCACGCCTAAAGAGAAGCGTTTCACCGGCCAGGCTTACCTGCTGAGCTACGGTCTGCCGCAATTCTTCTTCCACGTCACCACCACCTACGCCTTGTTGCGTCATAACGGTGTGGAAGTGGGCAAGCGCGATTACATGGGCGCGTTCTAAACCCCCCCGAATACAAAAAAGCCCCCGCAGCCTTAAGCTGCGGGGGCTTTTTAATAGGTGCGCATTATTCAGCTTCACCTCAGATCCTGTGGGAGCGAGCTTGCTCGCGATGGCGGACTGTCAGCCAACATCAATGTTGAATGTCCTGTCCCCATCGCGAGCAAGCTCGCTCCCACAGGGGATAGGGGGGTTACGCCAACCGCTGGGCCTTCTCTTCTTCACCCAGGCATGCAGCAGCGGTAAACAGCACATCCGTAGACGAGTTCAGCGCCGTTTCCGCCGAATCCTGCAACACCCCGATGATGAAACCGACCGCCACCACCTGCATCGCGATTTCACTCGGGATGCCAAACAAACTGCACGCCAGTGGAATCAGCAGCAACGACCCCCCGGCCACGCCCGAAGCGCCACAGGCACAGATCGCCGCGACCACGCTGAGCAGAATGGCCGTCGGAATATCGACTGCAATACCCAGGGTATGCACGGCCGCCAGGGTCAGTACGGTAATGGTGATCGCCGCGCCAGCCATGTTGATGGTGGCGCCCAGCGGGATCGAGACCGAGTACGTGTCTTCATGCAGGCCCAGGCGCTTGCTCAACTCCAGATTGACCGGAATGTTCGCCGCCGAACTGCGAGTGAAAAACGCGGTGATCCCGCTTTCCCGCAGGCACATCAGCACCAGCGGATAAGGGTTGCGACGCAGTTTCCAGAACACGATCATCGGGTTCATCACCAGTGCCACGAACAGCATGCAGCCCAGCAGCACGGCCAGCAGATGCATGTAGCCGAGCAAGGCGCCGAAACCGGACGTCGCGAGGGTCGAGGCCACCAGGCCAAAAATCCCCAGCGGTGCAAAACGAATCACCAGGCGCACGATCAGGGTCACGCCGTTGGACAAATCGCCGAGCACCTCGCGGGTGGTGTCACCGGCATGGCGAATGGCAACGCCCATGCCGATCGCCCAGGCCAGGATGCCGATGAAGTTGGCGTTCATCAGGGCGCTGACCGGGTTATCGACCACGCTCAGCAACAGGCTTTGCAGCACTTCACTGATGCCACCCGGGGCGGTCACCGCGACGTCGTGAGTGGCGAGCACCAGACTTGAAGGGAACATCATGCTGGCAACGACCGCGACCACCGCGGCGGCGAAGGTGCCCAGCAGATACAAAAACAGAATCGGCCGGATGTGGGTTTCCTGACCGTGCTTATGGTTGGCGATCGACGCCATGACCAGCACGAACACCAGGATCGGTGCGACGGCTTTCAGGGCCGAGACGAAGACTTTGCCGATGAACGCGGTGGACTTGGCCACTTCAGGCGCGACCAGCGCGAGGACAATCCCGGCGATCAGGCCGATGATGATTTGCGTGACCAGGCTCAAGCGTTTCAAACGATAGACTAGCGAAGGGGATGAAGCGGTCATAAAACGACATCTCTGATTTTATTAGGTGCGCGATAGCGCGACATCAATGCCAATCGATGGCCGATGAACAGGTATCGCAGGGCGCGGACTTTATCACAGCGTCGTCCCGATCCTTCAGACCTGTGACGATCTGCCACCCGCGTGTTAAACGAGAAAGGCAGGTTCGTGCAACCGCGCGCGGAATCACTCTGTTAAGATGGCCCATCCTCATTTTCATGTTCTGCCAGCGGGCCTTCGGGCTGTCGCTGGTGTCGTCGTTTTCTGGAGTTCTGCATGCTGTTGCCCATCCTTCTGTTGTCCGCCGCCGGTTTCACGGTGCTGACCACGGAATTCGTCATCGTCGGCCTGTTGCCGGCCATCGCCCGCGACCTTGAGGTCAGCATCCCCCAGGCGGGTTTGCTGGTGACCCTGTTCGCCTTTACCGTCGCCGCCTTCGGACCCTTCCTGACCGCGTACTTCGCCAGGTTCGAGCGACGCAAGCTGTTCATTTCGGTGCTGATCATGTTCGGCCTGGCGAACACCCTGGCGGCGTTCGCCCCGAACATCTGGGTGATGGCCATCGCCCGCCTGATTCCGGCGCTCGGGCTGCCGGTGTTCTGGGCCCTGGCCAGCGAGACGGCGGTGGACATCGTCGGCCCGGACTTCGCCGGTCGCGCCATCTCCAAGATCGGTTTCGGCATTGTCTGCGCCACGGTGTTCGGCATTCCGGTGGGCACGCTGATTTCCGATGCGTTCGGTTGGCGCAGTGCCTTCGGCATCCTGGCGGTGATCGCCTTTGCCAAGGCGCTGCTGCTGTTCATCTACCTGCCGTCAACCAACCTGCATCAGCACCAGGTGAGTTTTCGCTCCCAGTTCAAGATTCTGCGCAGCCCGCTGATGATCGGCCATGTGCTGCTGTCGATCCTGGTGTTCAGCGGCATGTTCACCGCTTACACCTACCTGGCGGACATCCTTGAGCGCCTGGCCGGTTTCAACGGCACGGTGGTCGGCTGGTGCCTGATGGGCTTCGGCGCGGTGGGGCTGATCGGCAACTCCCTGGGCGGCCGTGCGGTGGATCGTCACCCGCTGATCGCGTCGGTGACCTTCTGCGCGTTCATGATTGCCGGCATGGTGGCGTTGGTGCCGAACATTCACTCGCCGCTGGGCCTGGCGGCGGCGATGGGGATCTGGGGCGTGACCCAGGCGGCCTTGTTCCTGGTCAGCCATGTGCGCTTGATGAAGGCGGCACCCGAGGCGCCGGCCTTTGCCGCGTCGCTGAACATTGCCGGGGCCAACCTCGGGATCGGCCTGGGCGCCATGGTCGGTGGCCGGGTGATCGACAGCGTGGGCCTGCAAGGCCTGGGTTTTGCCGCGGCCGCTTTTATCCTGGTCTCGATCCTGCTGGCCATGGCGCTGATGACCTTCAAACCCCGGGAAGTCTGCGCCTGAGGCTTCACAGCGCGGTGAACAGTTCGCGCCTCGCACCTTCGGTAATGGCGACAATGCCGGGGTGCTTGACCTTGCGTTCAACGGAAATGGCGTAGAACGACTCGGTGACCGCATTGGTCTGGCCGATGGATTGCACGCCACACTGGCGTTTGACCTCGTCGGCAATCACGCTCGGACCGATGAAAATCCCGCTGCCGGATTGACCGAAGGCTTGCATCAAGGCGCTGTCGTCGAACTCGCCGACGATGCGTGGCTGGATCTGCTGTTCGGCAAACCAGCGTTGCAAACGACTGCGCACTACGGTTTCCGGCCCGGGAATCAGCAGGGGGGCGCCGTGCAGGCTGCGGGGAAAATCCTGGCCGTACTGCGCCGCCAGTGAAGGGGTGGCAAAGAAGCTGATTCCGCATTCACCGAGTTTCTGGCTGTAGCCCTTGATGTCCAGGTGCGAGGGCATCGGGCTGTCGGAGATCACCAGGTCCAGGCGCTGGATCGCCAGGTCGGCGAGCAAACGTTCAAGCTTGTCTTCGCGACAGGTGATGCGCAGCGGTTCGCTCAACTCCATGGTCGGCGCGATCAGTCGATAGACGATGGATTTGGGCACCACGTCCGCCACGCCGACCCGAAACAGAATCTGCTGCTCGTTGGGCTGCGCCCGCAGCATCAATTCCAGTTCACCGCCCAGCTGGAACATCTGCTCGGCGTAAGGCAGGGTCTGCCGTCCGGCCTCCGTCAGCTCAAGCTGGCGCCCAACCCGGCGAAACAACTCGATGCCATAGGTTTGCTCGAGCAGGGAGATCTGCCCGCTGATGGTCTGCGGGGTCAGGTTCAACTGCTCACAGGCGCGCACGATGCTGCCGGTCTTGGCCACCACCCAGAAGTAATGCAGCTGTCGGTAATTCAACATTCTGTTTATTTCCCCTAATCACACAACCCCCCGTAGGAGCGAGGCTTGCCCGCGAAGAACGATAACGCGGTCTTTCAGGACAACCGCGTTATCGTTCTTCGCGGGCAAGCCTCGCTCCTACAAGTACAACCCACACACACACACACACACACATTTATTCGGTATTGCGTTTCTGGATTCGTAAAAACCGAAGTATAGCAGCCAAAAATACGAATTTTCCTGAAGTGTTCATCTCCCTAGAATGCCCCGCTATCGACGAGAGGCCTTTTCGGCTCTGTCTGTTCTATCGAGGAAACATCATGAAGCTTAAAACCACGGCGTTGCTGATCACGTCTTTACTGGTACTGGCCGGTTGCGACCAGGCCGAGAAAAGCGCTCAACAACTGATGGGCAAGGCTGCCGAAAGCGCGAAACAAGCGATCGACGACACCCACAAAGCCGCCGAACAAGCGATAAGCGACGCCACCGGCGGCCTGATCAGCAAAAAAGAACCATCGGCCGAAGACAAGCGCAAAACCGAGTCTTCGTCCCAGGAAATCTAAACCGCCTCAAACGAGTCAGGACTGACCCATGGAATACCTTTTAGAACTTGCTGCAAGCCCCACCGCCTGGGTCGCCCTGGCCACGTTGATCGTGATGGAAATCGTGCTCGGCATCGATAACCTTATCTTCATCTCGATCCTGACCAACAAACTGCCCGAGCAGCATCGGCAGAAGGCGCGGCGCATCGGTATCGGCATGGCGTTGATCCTGCGACTGGGGCTGTTGAGCACCATCGCGTTCATCGTCCAGTTGACCGAGCCGGTGATCGATATTCTCGGCCACGCGTTCTCTTGGAAAGACATGATCCTGGTCGCCGGTGGCCTGTTCCTGTTGTGGAAGGCGACCACCGAAATCCATCACAGCATGGACCCGGCGCCAGAGGATCCGAAATCGGCAACCTCCACCGTGACCCTGGGCTTTGCTGCGGCGATCGGTCAGATCCTGATGCTGGACATGGTGTTCTCCATCGACAGCATCATCACCGCTGTCGGCATGACCGAGCATTTGCCGATCATGATCATTGCGGTGGTGGTGTCGGTACTGGTGATGTTGCTGGCGGCTGACCCGTTGGCTAAGTTCATCAACGACAATCCGACCGTGGTGATGCTGGCGTTGGGCTTCTTGATCATGATCGGCATGACCCTGATCGCCGAAGGCTTCGGCGCCCACGTACCGAAAGGCTATGTCTACGCGGCAATGGCGTTCTCGGCCACGATCGAGGGCCTGAACATGATGTCCCGACGGGCGAAGCAGAGGAAGGTTGCCGCTCAAGCGTAACCTGCACTGAACGAAACGGCCGCCCGGACTCGCAAGAATCCGGGCGGCCGTTTTTGTTTGCAGGACCCAAAAGCGCCAATCAGTGCGCGGTCGCGTGGTGGTTGGCCGGTTTGTCGGGGGCTGTCGGCGATGCCGGTTGCACGGGAGCGTGGTGATGCCGGCGGGTAATGCGCAGGACGCCCCACAACATGGCAGTAGCCACCGCCAGCCAACCGGCTACCAGCATTATTATGGTCATTGTCAGGCTCATCAGTGCCTCCTCCTTGCCCCTGTCGCGGGCGTACACTCTCTGCAAATGACAGTTTAGCCGCTACCTTGTTTCAGACTATTGACCAAAGGTCGGCTGGCTTCAACGAGTTTGCTCTATCGAACGCAATCAACTGCCGCTGAAGGCTATACCGCTGCGGTCTGGCGTCCTATGATCGTCGGCCAAGCCGGGAGCACGTACGCCTGGCGTCTGAACAAGTGAGCGAAGATGGTGCGGGTATTTTCTCGAATTCTTTCGGTGGCAGTGCTGATTGGCAGTGTGGCGGGTCTGGCGGGGTGTGCGGGAAGCGTTGCACCTGAAATCAAGCGGCTGCCGGAGCGGGTCGAACTCAGCGGTACCTTCTACCGTGGGCAGGACAATCAGAGCGGGCCCCAGGTCCTGGCCAGCCTGTTGTCCCAGCAGGGCATCGTGATCACCCCGGGGCTGCTCGACAAGCCCCTGCAATTGCCGGGTGCCGAAGCCCGTTTGCAGCAGAACATGCTGAACCTCGCCCGCGAATACGGCATGGTGGTCTATCCCCTGGACGCCAACCTGCCTGCGCTGTTGGCCCAGGTCGCGGCCGGAAATCCTGTGATGGTGCGCTTCACCGAAGGCTCGGCGTTCTGGGCGGGACCGCGTTACGCCATTCTCGCCGGCTACAACCGTGACAAACAGACCGTGCTGCTGCGGGCCGGGATGAACCGGCGGACGCTGATGAGCTTCAGTTCATTCGAGTCGGCGTTCAAGGACGCCGGGGGATGGGCGGTGCTGATCCAGAAACCGGACCAGCTTCCGGCCAACGTCGATCAGCAGCGCTGGCTGAAGGCGGCCGGCGATCTGGCCCAGGCAGGTCAGGAGCAGGCGGCTGCCCGGGCGAAGAGGGCGTTGTCCGCGCAGTAGTGTTCCGTTCGTCATCTGCAGGGCACTGTCACCTGCAATTGGCCTCTCAGGTATAAGGACCCGGAATTTTTTCCGGGTCAGTCCTTATAGTTCAGGACATACCCAGGAGGCGCCGATGGCACATTCCAATACCCCCGATGGCCCACACTCGTCCGAGCATTCATCCGGCGATGAGCTGGGCTTCGACCCCGACTCGCCGGACCTCGCCGATCCCCAGGTCGATCCCATCGGACCGGCCAAGGCCCCCAGGGACGTGAAGCCGGGCGATGACGACAAGGCGCCGGCGAAGCCTTATGACCCTCTCGCCAACCTGAAACCCTGACCCCAAGTGAGGTGCGTATGTCTACCGATTCGAGTTTCAACGACAAACGTCCGGACAGCGTCCCAACCACCCCCGAAGCGGACACCGATCCGGTGATGGATCCGAATAGCCCGCTGAGGGATCCGTTGGCCAGGCCGTTGGTGACTCCAACCGAGCATCAGGGTCACAGAGACCCGAGCAAGGGCGATGGCATCCCGGACGACGACCAGATGCCGCTGCCGAATGATTAACCGTCAACTAACGATAACGCGCTTATCCTGAATAAACGCATGACCTGTAGGAGCGAGCTTGCTCGCGATGGTTTCAAGGGCAACGCGTTTATTCAGGATAAACGCGTTATCGTTGACGTCCATCGCGAGCAAGCTCGCTCCTACAGAAGAAGGACGCGGGCAAGCGCGGCTTTCGTCCTACTTCGACGCCTCCACCACACCACTTTGCCGGCTCTTGAGATCCTTGTCGGATTTGTACTGCAGCGCCACCGACGGCACATCAGCACCCCTGCCGGTCTCGACCCAGCTGCGAATACGGCTGGCATCGGCAAAGTGGGTGTATTTACCGTAGGCATCGAGAATGACCAGCGCCATCTGGCGGTTACCCATGTGGGTGACCAGCACCAGGCAATGGCCGGCGGCGTTGGTGAAACCGGTTTTCGTCAGTTTGATGTCCCAGTTCGGCTTCCTGACCAAATGGTCGGTGTTACGAAAACCCAGGCTGTAGTTGGGTTTACGGAACGAGACGGTCTTTTCCTTGGTGGTGCTCAATTCGGTCAGCAACGGATACTTGTGTGCGGCCACCAGTAGCTTGCTCAAGTCGCGGGCGGTGGACACGTTACGTGGGGACAGGCCCGTCGGCTCGACGAAATGGGTGCTGGTCATGCCCAGCGCCCGGGCCTTGGCGTTCATCGCAGCAATAAACGCGACATAGCCGCCCCGATAATGATGGGCGAGGCTCGCGGCCGCGCGGTTCTCCGAGGACATCAGGGCAATCAGCAGCATTTCCCGACGTGGCAATTCGCTCTTGAGCTTGACCCGGGAAAACACACCTTTCATTTCCGGCGTGTCGCTGATGTTGATGGAAAGGTATTCGTCCATGTTCTGCCGGGCTTCGACCACAATCAGACCGGTCATCAATTTGGTGACGGAAGCGATCGGTACCACCACGTCAGGATTGGTGGCATAGATGATCTTGTTGGTCTGCATATCCATCAGCAAGGCGCTGCCGGACGCGATCTTCAGTTGTTTCGTATCGCGGGGGGCCGAGGTGGTGTCGGCAGCGATGGCAATTGGCGTGATGAAAGCCCCTGTAACAGCAAAAAACAGGCTCAGGATGGAAAGACGGATTTTCACGCTGGCAGACTCATGAAGTGTTGATAAGCCGTTATGTAACGGGCTGTTTCGTAAAAAGCGCGACATTCTGGAGTATGGCTGAATAACTGTCGATGGTTGTTCAAGGATGGGGTCAAAGTCCTTGGAAACATGAAAAAAAAGCTAATTTCCGGCGGGTGGTCGAGCTATTGACTGATGGCCAAAAGAACCCTGGCGTTGGGCGCAATTACTGTTCACTTCAGGAGATGGCTGGCGGCCGGATGGATTTCTTTTGGAGGGGGCATTTCTTCTGTCAGGCAATTGCTTGATGAGCGGTGTAAAGCGCAGAGATACGCCGACCCCCTGTAGGAGCGAGCTTGCTCCTACAGGGGGATCAGGTGATCAGGGGGATCGAAGACGGTTGAAATGGAAGGGGCGGCGGTCAGGGCGCCTTCGCCGGCAAGCCGGCTCCTGCATTTGAATTGCATGCGGACCAGAGAGCCAGGTCGGCCAGTAGGCCGCCCAGGCTTTACCGCAATCAACCGTGCAGCGTTTCCGCCGCATACAACGTATTTTCCAACAGGCAAGCACGGGTCATCGGCCCAACGCCACCCGGAACCGGCGTAATCCAGCCAGCGCGGGGCAGGGCGGTGTCGTAGGTCACGTCACCCACCAGCTTGCCGTCTGCCTGGCGGTTGATGCCGACGTCGATCACGATCGCGCCTTCCTTGATCCACTCGCCCTTCACCAGCCCCGGCTTGCCAGCCGCCACCACGACCAGGTCGGCACGACCGACATGGCCCGCCAGGTCCTTGGTGAAGCGGTGGGTGACGGTCACGGTGCAGCCGGCCAGCAACAATTCCATCGCCATCGGGCGGCCGACAATATTGGAGGCGCCGACAATCACCGCGTCCATCCCGTAAAGATCGGCACCGGTGCTTTCCAGCAGCGTCATGATGCCTTTAGGAGTGCACGGACGAAGCAGAGGAATACGCTGGGCCAGGCGGCCGACGTTATAAGGGTGGAAACCGTCGACGTCCTTGTCCGGCCGAATGCGTTCCAGCAACCGGGAGGCGTCCAGGTGTTCAGGTAAAGGAAGCTGCAGCAGAACGCCGTCGATTGCCGGGTCGTCGTTCAGGCGATCGATCAGATCGGTCAGCGCTTCTTGAGTGGTTTCAGCAGGCAGGTCATAGGCTTGGGATAGAAAGCCGACCTCTTCACAGTCTTTACGCTTGTGCGAGACATAAACCTGAGAGGCAGGATCGCTGCCGACCAGGATCACCGCGAGGCCGGGCGTGCGCAGGCCTTGCTGGCGACGCTCGGTGACGCGTTTGGCGATCTGCTGGCGCAGGCTGGCGGCGATCGATTTGCCGTCGATTAGTTGTGCAGTCATTGCGCGTGATTAACCATCGAGAGGTGAAAAAAAGAGAGCGCATTCTCGCATGTCAGGAGGTGAGGGCAAAGGCGCTTGGTCTGCAAATTCCCCTAACCCCTTTAATTAAATGAATTTTTTTTAAAAAAGAGTTGACGACCTTCAGGGTCACCTATAACATTCGTCGCACTTGTCGGGCACAGCCTAGCACTGGTTAAGAAGGTTGAGCGGAGTTGATGTTTGATTCGGCGAGACTGAAAGCACTTAGTTTGTAATCGTCCAAGAATACAGATTAATAAGGCGCCCGTAGCTCAGCTGGATAGAGCATCCGCCTTCTAAGCGGATGGTCGCAGGTTCGAGTCCTGCCGGGTGCGCCATTAGGCAGCTTTGGCACAAGTAACGCAACATGGCAATATGGTGGGCGTAGCTCAGTTGGTAGAGCACGGGATTGTGACTCCCGTTGTCGAGGGTTCGATCCCCTTCGTCCACCCCATATTTAGAAAGGCGCCAGATTAACAGTCTGGCGCCTTTGCTTTAAAAGCTTGATACGCGGATGTGGTGGAATTGGTAGACACACTGGATTTAGGTTCCAGCGCCGCAAGGTGTGAGAGTTCGAGTCTCTCCGTCCGCACCATACAAGTCGCTATTTAATAGCAGAAAACGGCGCAGCACCTGAAAAGGGCTGCGCCGTTTTTGTTTTAAAGGTCGCAATTTTCAAGGCAACCGCGGGTTCCGGGTTGAGAGGGCAGGTCGTCTCGTCGCATTTTTGTTTCTCGATGATGCCGATTCGCCCGCTGTCAGGGGGACATGGCCGCTCCTTCCTATATATAGAAGGACTGCTGCAGAGCCTTGGCCTGATTGACCGTATTTGCTAACAGGGCGAGGCATAACCGTTTGTCCCCGCCTATAAATTGCCTGCTGCTTTTTTACCCGTTTTCAGTAGGGTGACTTCTTGAGTTTGACCCACTAGAATGCATGCCCTTGATTCTGGGGTCGGAAACGGCCGGCTAACGTCTGTGCAACGAGGAATATCCATGCAAGTTTCTGTTGAAAATACTTCTGCTCTTGAGCGCCGCATGAGCATCACCGTGCCGGCTGAGCGCATCGAGACTCAGGTCAACAAGCGTCTGCAGCAGACTGCCCAAAAGGCCAAGATCGCTGGTTTCCGTCCAGGCAAAGTGCCAATGAGCGAAATCAAGCGTCGTTTCGGTGCCGATGCGCGCCAGGAAGCGGTAGGCGACGTGATCCAGTCTTCGTTCTACGAAGCGGTCGTCGAGCAAAAGCTGAACCCGGCCGGCGCGCCGTCGATCGAGCCTAAATCGATCGAAGCGGGCAAGGACCTGGAATACGTCGCGGTTTTCGAAGTGTTCCCTGAGTTCACCGTTGCCGGTTTCGAAGGTATCGCTGTCGAGCGCCTGAGCGCTGACGTGGCCGATGCCGACCTGGACAAAATGCTGGACGTGCTGCGCAAGCAGAACACCCGTTTTGAAGTGGCCGATCGCGCTGCCCAGAACGAAGACCAGCTGAACATCGATTTCGTCGGCAAGGTCGACGGTGAAGTGTTCG
Encoded here:
- the folD gene encoding bifunctional methylenetetrahydrofolate dehydrogenase/methenyltetrahydrofolate cyclohydrolase FolD; this encodes MTAQLIDGKSIAASLRQQIAKRVTERRQQGLRTPGLAVILVGSDPASQVYVSHKRKDCEEVGFLSQAYDLPAETTQEALTDLIDRLNDDPAIDGVLLQLPLPEHLDASRLLERIRPDKDVDGFHPYNVGRLAQRIPLLRPCTPKGIMTLLESTGADLYGMDAVIVGASNIVGRPMAMELLLAGCTVTVTHRFTKDLAGHVGRADLVVVAAGKPGLVKGEWIKEGAIVIDVGINRQADGKLVGDVTYDTALPRAGWITPVPGGVGPMTRACLLENTLYAAETLHG
- the pbpG gene encoding D-alanyl-D-alanine endopeptidase is translated as MKIRLSILSLFFAVTGAFITPIAIAADTTSAPRDTKQLKIASGSALLMDMQTNKIIYATNPDVVVPIASVTKLMTGLIVVEARQNMDEYLSINISDTPEMKGVFSRVKLKSELPRREMLLIALMSSENRAAASLAHHYRGGYVAFIAAMNAKARALGMTSTHFVEPTGLSPRNVSTARDLSKLLVAAHKYPLLTELSTTKEKTVSFRKPNYSLGFRNTDHLVRKPNWDIKLTKTGFTNAAGHCLVLVTHMGNRQMALVILDAYGKYTHFADASRIRSWVETGRGADVPSVALQYKSDKDLKSRQSGVVEASK
- a CDS encoding peptidase C39 family protein — protein: MVRVFSRILSVAVLIGSVAGLAGCAGSVAPEIKRLPERVELSGTFYRGQDNQSGPQVLASLLSQQGIVITPGLLDKPLQLPGAEARLQQNMLNLAREYGMVVYPLDANLPALLAQVAAGNPVMVRFTEGSAFWAGPRYAILAGYNRDKQTVLLRAGMNRRTLMSFSSFESAFKDAGGWAVLIQKPDQLPANVDQQRWLKAAGDLAQAGQEQAAARAKRALSAQ
- a CDS encoding DUF6021 family protein; this translates as MAHSNTPDGPHSSEHSSGDELGFDPDSPDLADPQVDPIGPAKAPRDVKPGDDDKAPAKPYDPLANLKP
- a CDS encoding TerC family protein; translation: MEYLLELAASPTAWVALATLIVMEIVLGIDNLIFISILTNKLPEQHRQKARRIGIGMALILRLGLLSTIAFIVQLTEPVIDILGHAFSWKDMILVAGGLFLLWKATTEIHHSMDPAPEDPKSATSTVTLGFAAAIGQILMLDMVFSIDSIITAVGMTEHLPIMIIAVVVSVLVMLLAADPLAKFINDNPTVVMLALGFLIMIGMTLIAEGFGAHVPKGYVYAAMAFSATIEGLNMMSRRAKQRKVAAQA